A window of the Oryza brachyantha chromosome 5, ObraRS2, whole genome shotgun sequence genome harbors these coding sequences:
- the LOC102717802 gene encoding uncharacterized protein LOC102717802: MAGGCKSAIGCVDARVPVRASYVNLYKWPESDAEFVRSVAMARRQGEPPESPAVAHHGYYCNGSGSMRRGGGVGEGYCSPRVVDSYSCRQIYLRSYTFSKKKETVPERTMACLGRVRDRGAAVFPLFLPQRGGVGSGSDAGSVNSASSITRDPTADAAPGRRGSSKGARRRRRKRSKGCAVVRRLHEASCGAVRAVFHRLLACTTSVEVADAGEPTSR, from the coding sequence ATGGCTGGCGGGTGCAAGTCGGCGATCGGGTGCGTGGACGCGCGGGTTCCGGTGAGGGCGAGCTACGTGAACCTGTACAAGTGGCCGGAGTCGGACGCGGAGTTCGTCAGGTCGGTGGCCATGGCGCGGCGGCAGGGCGAACCTCCGGAGAGCCCGGCCGTGGCGCACCACGGCTACTACTGCAACGGCAGCGGCAGcatgcggcgcggcggcggcgtcggcgaggggtACTGCAGCCCGCGGGTGGTGGACAGCTACTCGTGCCGGCAGATCTACCTCCGCAGCTACACCTTCTCCAAGAAGAAGGAGACGGTGCCGGAGCGCACCATGGCCTGCCTCGGCCGTGTCAGGgaccgcggcgccgccgtcttcccctTGTTCCTcccgcagcgcggcggcgtcggctccggctccgacgCTGGCTCCGTGAACAGCGCGAGCAGCATCACCAGAGACCCCACCGCCGACGCGGCGCCGGGACGCCGTGGCAGCAGCAAgggggctcgccggcggcggcggaagcggaGCAAAGGGTGCGCCGTCGTGCGGAGGCTGCACGAGGCGTCGTGCGGCGCCGTGCGCGCCGTCTtccaccgcctcctcgcctGCACCACCAGCGTCgaggtcgccgacgccggcgagcccacgtCACGCTGA
- the LOC102718086 gene encoding ABC transporter G family member 1-like translates to MATSAHTAVDVDSAAAVPPVPYVLSFTDLSYSVNRGGAGLLPCLPSRRRHTNRLASADADAPAPTDGPTKALLDGISGEARDGELFAVMGASGSGKSTLVDALAGRIARESLRGRVELNGEPLHGRRLRAISAYVMQDDLLYPMLTVRETLLFAAEFRLPRALPPDRKRARVDALIDQLGLARAADTVIGDEGHRGVSGGERRRVSIGTDIIHDPILLFLDEPTSGLDSASAFMVVQVLRRVAQSGSVVIMTIHQPSARILNILDRLLFLSRGRTVYAGTPSGLKPFFSEFGDPIPDNENPAEFALDTIRELERQSADGADTLADFNVKWQSTHAALPAADSKDSKLCTMPLELAIAESVSRGKLVAGSGSRTASATSVPTFANPLSVEVWVLMKRSFTNTGRMPELFVMRLGTIMVTGFILATIFWRLDDTPKGVQERLGFFAMAMSTMFYVCADALPVFVQERHIYLRETAHNAYRRLSYVLANAVVAFPPLVFLSLAFAVTTFFAVGLAGGGGSFLFFVLIILASFWAGSGFVTFLSAVVPHVMLGYTVVVAILAYFLLFSGFFINRDRIPDYWIWFHYLSLVKYPYQAVLQNEFRDATRCFSRGVEMFDGTPIGSMPEAVKLKVLDAISNTLGSNMTASTCVTTGADVLRQQAVTDIGKWKSLLVTVAWGFFFRALFYVVLLVGSKNKRR, encoded by the coding sequence ATGGCGACCTCCGCCCACACGGCGGTCGACgtcgactccgccgccgcggtgccgCCGGTGCCCTACGTCCTCTCCTTCACCGACCTCTCCTACAGCGTCAAcaggggcggcgccggcctgcTGCCCTGcctgccgtcgcgccgccgccacaccaACCGGCTGGCGTCCGCGGACGCggacgcgccggcgccgaccgaCGGCCCGACCAAGGCGCTGCTCGACGGCATCTCCGGCGaggcgcgcgacggcgagctgtTCGCCGTCATGGGCGCCAGCGGGTCGGGCAAGTCCACGCTGGTCGACGCGCTCGCGGGGCGAATCGCGCGGGAGAGCCTCCGCGGCAGGGTGGAGCTCAACGGCGAGCCGCTGCACGGCCGCCGGCTCCGGGCCATCTCCGCCTACGTGATGCAGGACGACCTGCTGTACCCGATGCTCACCGTGCGGGAGACGCTGCTCTTCGCCGCCGAGTTccgcctcccgcgcgcgctcccgccggACAGGAAGCGCGCCCGCGTCGACGCGCTCATCGACCAGCTcggcctcgcccgcgccgcggacACCGTCATCGGCGACGAGGGCCACCGCGGCGTGTCCGGCggggagcgccgccgcgtctccaTCGGCACGGACATCATCCACGACCCGATCCTGCTGTTCCTCGACGAGCCCACCTCCGGCCTCGACTCGGCGAGCGCCTTCATGGTGGTGCAGGTgctccgccgcgtcgcgcaGAGCGGCAGCGTCGTCATCATGACCATCCACCAGCCCAGCGCACGCATCCTCAACATCCTCGaccgcctcctcttcctctctcgcGGCCGCACCGTCTACGCCGGCACGCCGTCGGGCCTCAAGCCCTTCTTCTCCGAATTCGGCGACCCCATCCCGGACAACGAGAACCCGGCCGAGTTCGCGCTCGACACCATCCGCGAGCTCGAGCGCCAGTCCGCAGACGGCGCCGACACGCTCGCCGACTTCAACGTCAAGTGGCAGTCCACGCACGCCGCACTCCCTGCAGCTGACAGCAAGGACAGTAAGCTCTGCACCATGCCGCTCGAGCTCGCCATCGCGGAGAGCGTGTCAAGGGGGAAGCTCGTCGCCGGCAGCGGCTCGAGGACCGCGTCGGCGACCTCGGTGCCCACGTTCGCGAACCCGCTGTCCGTGGAGGTGTGGGTGCTGATGAAGCGGTCCTTCACCAACACGGGACGCATGCCGGAGCTCTTCGTGATGCGGCTCGGCACGATCATGGTGACGGGGTTCATCCTGGCCACCATCTTCTGGCGCCTCGACGACACGCCCAAGGGGGTCCAGGAGCGTCTGGGCTTCTTCGCCATGGCCATGTCCACCATGTTCTACGTCTGTGCCGACGCGCTGCCGGTGTTCGTCCAGGAGCGCCACATCTACCTCCGGGAGACGGCGCACAACGCCTACCGCCGCCTGTCCTACGTGCTCGccaacgccgtcgtcgcgtTCCCGCCGCTGGTGTTCCTGTCGCTGGCGTTCGCGGTGACCACGTTCTtcgccgtcggcctcgccggcggcggcggctccttCCTGTTCTTCGTCCTGATCATCCTGGCGTCGTTCTGGGCGGGGAGCGGGTTCGTGACGTTCCTGTCCGCCGTGGTGCCGCACGTGATGCTCGGGTACACGGTGGTGGTCGCCATCCTAGCCtacttcctcctcttctccggcTTCTTCATCAACCGCGACCGCATCCCGGACTACTGGATCTGGTTCCACTACCTCTCGCTGGTGAAGTACCCGTACCAGGCGGTGCTCCAGAACGAGTTCCGGGACGCGACGCGGTGCTTCTCCCGCGGCGTCGAGATGTTCGACGGCACGCCCATCGGCTCCATGCCGGAGGCCGTCAAGCTCAAGGTGCTCGACGCCATCAGCAACACCCTCGGCAGCAACATGACGGCCAGCACCTGCGTCACCACCGGCGCCGACGTGCTCCGGCAGCAGGCCGTCACCGACATTGGCAAGTGGAAGAGCCTGCTGGTGACGGTGGCCTGGGGGTTCTTCTTCAGGGCGCTCTTCTACGTCGTCCTGCTCGTTGGCAGCAAGAACAAGAGGAGGTAG
- the LOC102720705 gene encoding serine/arginine-rich splicing factor RS2Z33, with protein sequence MPRYDDRYGNTRLYVGRLSSRTRSRDLEYLFSRYGRIREVELKRDYAFIEFSDSRDAEDARYNLDGRDVDGSRILVEFAKGVPRGPGGSREYMGRGPPPGTGRCFNCGIDGHWARDCKAGDWKNKCYRCGERGHIERNCQNSPRNLRRERSYSRSPSPRRGRGRSRSYSRSRSRSRSYSQSRSRSLSGSPRGRRDRDDRRSRSLSYSRSPRRSVSPAANEKERSRTPDGSRSPRSPRDRVSPPPKDNGERNGSEHGDSPRGRSRSPSDGYRSPAAAANGRSPSPRNNGSPSPMDNDSRGPRDNGSPSPRDGNGDGGSRGGSRSPRASESPEA encoded by the exons ATGCCTCGCTATGATGATCGTTATGGAAACACACGCCTGTATGTTGGTAGACTGTCCTCCCGCACTCGTTCTCGTGACCTAGAATATCTTTTCAGCAGATATGGAAG AATACGTGAAGTGGAGTTGAAGCGCGACTATGCATTTATT GAGTTCAGTGATTCTCGCGATGCTGAAGATGCGCGGTACAACTTAGATGGCAGGGATGTTGATGGAAGCCGCATTCTTGTCGAGTTCGCTAAAGGG GTTCCACGTGGTCCTGGTGGTTCACGTGAATATATGGGGAGAGGACCTCCTCCGGGAACAGGTCGTTGTTTTAACTGTGGGATTGATGGTCACTGGGCAAGAGACTGCAAGGCAGGTGACTGGAAGAATAAATGTTACCGATGTGGAGAAAGAGGTCACATAGAAAGAAACTGCCAAAACAGTCCAAGAAATCTCAG GCGCGAGAGAAGTTATTCGCGCTCCCCATCGCCACGCCGTGGACGTGGTCGCAGTCGGAGCTATAGCCgaagccggagccggagccggagttACAG CCAGTCTAGGTCCAGGTCCCTGTCTGGATCCCCGAGGGGACGCAGAGATCGTGATGATAGGAGATCAAGGAGTCTTAGCTACAGCAGAAGTCCAAGGCGATCTGTCTCTCCTGCAGCAAATGAGAAGGAGCGCAGCCGCACCCCTGATGGTAGTCGGAGCCCAAGGAGTCCACGGGACCGTGTGAGCCCACCACCCAAGGATAATGGTGAGCGTAATGGTTCAGAACATGGTGACAGCCCCAGGGGCAGGAGCAGGAGCCCATCTGATGGCTACCGTAGCCCTGCGGCTGCTGCCAATGGGCGCAGCCCAAGTCCAAGGAACAACGGGAGCCCTAGTCCAATGGACAACGATAGCCGAGGTCCGAGGGACAATGGCAGCCCAAGCCCTAGGGATGGAAATGGCGACGGTGGCAGCCGTGGTGGCTCACGTTCACCCAGAGCTAGCGAGTCCCCCGAAGCCTGA